TTCCGACGCTAGTCGTCACACCATTGATCGTCCACGAAGGCTACCCTAAGCTCTGACCTCGACGAGGAGACGACAAGGGGCCGCCGCGAGGAGTTCGCGACAGCCCCTATCCCCCTTGTCTCAGGCCTCTTTCTTCCCGACGACGCGGGCAGCAGCAAGCTGGGCCTGGGCCAGGTGAAGGCGGTGAGTCAGGTCCTGGATGACAAAGAAGTCGTCATCGGTACGCTCACTCGAGTTGATCTCCTTCCTCAGTTCCTCGAGGTCACGGTGCGCCTGATCGACCGAGATCTCCTCCGATCTTGTGGCGTACTGGGTGATGATCGACACGTGGCCGTCCTCATCCAAGGACACAAAACCGCCGTCACAGGCGATGACCTCACGGACACCATCGGAAGTGATGATCTGGGCCGCGCAAGGTGCAAGGGCTGCAAGGAAGGCCTCGTGCCCGGGGAGCAGACCAATATCACCCTCGGTGGTCCGAACGATGATGTTGATCGCCTCCCCCTTCCAGACCTCGCCGTCGGCGCAGACGACCTTGACGCGAAGTGGCGGGTGGTCCATGGGACTCAGCCCTCCTTCTTCATCTTGTCCCAGTTCTCCATCACCATGTCCATGTTGCCGACGTTGAAGAAGGCCTGCTCCGGAACGTGGTCGACGTCACCGCGGCAGATCATCTGGAATCCCTCGATGGTGTCGGCGATGGAAACAGTCGAGCCTGGAACACCGGTGAACTTCTCACCCGTGTAGGTGTTCTGGGACAGGAACTGCTGGATACGACGGGCACGAGCGACGGTGACCTTGTCTTCCTCGCTCAGCTCGTCGACACCGAGAATGGCGATGATGTCCTGCAGCTCCTTGTTGCGCTGCAGGATCTGCTTCACCTGGGTGGCGGTGTCGTAGTGCTCCTGACCCACGTACAGCGGATCGAGGATGCGAGAGGTCGACGTCAGCGGATCCACAGCCGGGTACAGACCGCGGGAGGCAATCTCACGGGAGAGCTCGGTGGTGGCGTCCAAGTGGGCGAAGGTCGTCGCCGGAGCCGGGTCGGTGTAGTCGTCAGCAGGGACGTAGACGGCCTGCATCGAGGTGATGGAGTGGCCACGAGTCGACGTAATTCGCTCCTGTAGCTGGCCCATCTCGTCAGCCAGGTTGGGCTGGTAACCCACGGCCGATGGCATGCGACCGAGCAGGGTCGACACCTCAGAACCAGCCTGCGAGAACCGGAAGATGTTGTCGATGAACAACAACACGTCCTGGTTCTGGACATCGCGGAAGTATTCAGCCATCGTCAGGCCGGTCAGAGCAATACGAAGACGGGTGCCCGGGGGCTCGTCCATCTGACCGAACACCAGGGCGGTGTCCTTGAGAACTCCGGCCTCGTCCATCTCGTTGATGAGGTCGTTGCCCTCGCGGGTACGCTCACCAACACCGGCAAACACCGACGTACCGCCGAAGTTGTGAGCAATACGGTAGATCATCTCCTGGATGAGAACCGTCTTGCCGACGCCGGCACCACCGAACAGACCGATCTTGCCGCCCTTGACGTAGGGGGTGAGCAGGTCGAGAACCTTGATGCCGGTCTGCAGCATCTCGGTCTCGGGCTCCAGGTCGTCGAATCCAGGCGGATCGCGGTGGATCGGCCAGCGCTCGGTGACCTCGATGGTCGAGGGATCGGCGTTGAGGACATCACCAGTGACGTTCCACACGTGGCCCTTGGTGACATCGCCCACCGGCACGGTGATGGGGGCGCCAGTGTCACGAACCTCGGTGCCACGACGAAGACCGTCAGTCGGCTTGAGGGAGATGGCACGCACGATGTTCTCGCCGATGTGCAGGGCCACCTCGAGGGTGATGGTATTGGTCTGCCCCATCACCTCGGTGTCGACGTGAAGGGCGTTGAGGATCTCCGGCATCTGTCCAGCCGGAAACTCGACGTCGACGACGGGGCCGATGACTCGCACGACGCGGCCAACGCCGACAGCCTCGTCCTTCGTCTCGGGGGTAGTAGATGTCGCAGTCATGGTGTTCTCTCTCACTCCTGTGGGGCGGACTCTGCAAGGGCAGCAGCGCCACCCACGATCTCGGTGATTTCCTGGGTAATGGCGGCCTGACGGGCCTGGTTGGCCTGTCGGCTCAGCGACTGGATCAACTGCTCGGCGTTGTCAGTAGCCGCCTTCATGGCGCGCTGCCGACTTGCCAACTCCGAGGCAGCCGATTCCAGCAGGGCGTAATGGATGCGGCCGGCGACGTACAAGGGCAGCAACTGGTCCAGGACGGTGACCGGATCCGGTTCGAAGTTGTACTCGTGGAAGATCTCCTCGCGGGAGGCGCCGAGGCCAGGATCACCCTCCTCGAGCTCCCCCTCCGGCGTCGCATCGGGGTCGACGACAACCAGCGGCAGCAGCCTCACGACCTTCGTCTTCTGCGTCAGCATCGATTCGAAGTGGGTGTACACGATGTGAATCTCGTCAACTCCACCCTCGTCGGCTGGGCGCAGGAACTTCTCGATCAACGTGTCCGCGATTTCCCGCGCCTGCCGATAGGTCGGTGAATCAGAGAAACCACTCCACACGTGCTCGACCTCGCGACCACGGAACTCGAAGTACTGTGCCCCCTTGCGACCACACAGGTAAGTCACGACCTCCTGCTCGGGTCGCAGCGCAGCGTACAACTGCTCGGCCGACTTGATCGCGTTCGAGGAGTACGCTCCGGCCAGCCCCCGATCAGAGGTGACCAGCAGCACGGCCGAACGCTTGGGGTCCGGATTGATGGAGGTGAGCGGGTGCTCCTCGTGAGTGTGAGCGGCAACCGCCGACAGGGCTCGCGTCAACTCCAAGGAGTATGGACTCGCCGCCTTGACGATGTTCTGTGCCTTGACGATCCGAGAGGAGGCGATGAGCTCCATCGCGCGAGTGATCTTCTTGGTCGTCGCGACGGAGTTGCGCCTTTGCCGCAGTTCCCGCAGGTTTGAGGCCACGGCTCAGCCCTTCTTCGCGCGAACGATCTTGACCTGGTCTATGTCCTCGGTGGACATCGGATCGAACTCCTCGTGACCAGCCAACATCTTCCCGTCAGAGGTCTTGAATCCCTTCTTGACCTCCTCGAAGGCAGCAGCCGCCTCCTTCTGGGCATCCTCGTCGAACTTACCGGTCTCACGGATCGTGGTGAGCACGTTTCCATGACTGCGCAGGTATTCGAGGACATCGCCCTCGAATCGCAGCACGTCGTCGACGGGGACGTCGTCAAACTTGCCAGTGGTGCCGCCCCACACGCTGATGGTCTGCTCCTCAACCGGGTACGGGGAGAACTGACCCTGCTTCAACAGCTCCATCAGACGGGCGCCACGATCCAACTGACGACGGGAGGTGTCGTCCAGGTCAGAGGCGAACATGGCGAAGGCTTCCATGTCTCGGTACTGGGCCAGGGAGATCTTGAGGGTGCCCGACACCGACTTCATGGCCTTGATCTGGGCAGCGCCGCCAACTCGCGACACCGAGATACCGACGTCGACAGCCGGACGCTGGTTGGCGTTGAACAGATCCGATTGCAGGAAGATCTGACCGTCGGTGATGGAAATGACGTTTGTCGGAATGAAGGCCGACACGTCGTTGGCCTTGGTCTCGATGATCGGAAGACCGGTCATCGAACCGCCACCCAGCTCGTCAGACAGCTTCGCGCAACGCTCCAGCAGACGGGAGTGGAGGTAGAACACGTCACCGGGGTAAGCCTCGCGGCCCGGGGGACGACGCAGCAGCAGCGACATCGCTCGGTAGGCCTCTGCCTGCTTGGTCAGATCATCGAAGACGATGAGGACGTGCTTACCCTGGTACATCCAGTGCTGGCCGATGGCCGAACCAGCGTAGGGAGCGATGTACTTGAAGCCAGCGGGGTCAGACGCCGGGGCGTGAACGATGGTGGTGTACTCCATCGCACCGGCCTTCTCGAGGGCGCCCTTGACCTCGGCGACCGTCGAGCCCTTCTGACCAATGGCGACGTAGATGCAGCGAACCTGCTTCTTGGGATCGCCGGACTCCCAGTTGGCCTTCTGGTTGATGATGGTGTCGATGGCAATGGCAGTCTTACCGGTCTTGCGGTCGCCAATGATGAGCTGACGCTGACCCCGACCGATCGGGATCATCGAGTCGATGGCCTTGAGACCGGTCTGCAGCGGCTCACGGACCTCCTGACGATCCATGACGCCGGCAGCCTGGAGCTCGAGGGCACGGCGTCCCTCGATGTCCTTGATCTCGCCGAGGCCGTCGACAGGGTTGCCCATCGCATCGACGACGCGTCCGAGGTACCCCTCTCCGACCGGCACTGACAGCACCTCGCCGGTGCCGCGAACGGTCGAACCCTCATCGATTCCGTCGGAGTCGCCGAGCACGACAACACCGATCTGCCGCTCCTCCAGGTTGAGGGCGATGCCCATCGTCCCGTTCTCGAAGCGCAGCAACTCGTTGGCCATCGCCGAGGGAAGGCCCTCAACGTGGGCGATACCGTCGCCGGAGGTGACGACGGTACCGACCTCCTCGCGGGCTGCCGTCTCCGGCTCGTAGTTCTGGACGAAGTTGTCCAGGGCGTCGCGGATCTCCTCCGGACGTATCGTCAGTTCCGCCATTGCGTCTCCTTGTAAGCTCCTCCACCCCGCACCCGGGATGGAGGTCACGTGTATCAGCCCAGTTCTTGTCGGGCTTGGTCCAGACGATGGGCCACCGTCGAATCGATGACCTCGTCACCGAGGTTGATGAGCGCACCACCGAGCACCGCCGGGTCGACGATCTCGGACAACTCGATCGGGCTGCCGGTGATCCGTTCCAGTTGCTTGACCATCTCAGCACGCTGGGCATCAGTCAGCGCCCTGGCGGTCGTCACGATGGCACGCTTACGCTCAGCCAATTCGGAAGCGATCCCCAGATAGCCGTCGACGACATGCTCGAAGCTGGCCTCCGACGACACCACCGCGCGCCGAGCGAGGAGGAGGGTGTCCTCACCGACCCGGTCACCAACCAGCGTCGTCAGCAACTCCTGGCGATCCTGCCCCGAACGGTTCGGATCAGCGATGGCCATCTGAAGTGAAGCCTGTCCGCGTACCAGCCGGTTGATGCCGAACAACTCATCAGCAACCGTCTCCAGACGGTCTGCCTGTTGAGCTCGGCGCAACACGGCACGAACACCCTGACGCTCCAGTGCGCGCGTCAACGCCACCGGCGAGCGCCACGTGCACGTGGTGGTCGCGTCCAGAAGTTCCTTGCAGTCGGCGGATACCTTCGACCCGAAGACCGCGTCCACGAGCCTCTGACGAGCCTTGGCCTCAGAGCTTGTGTCCGAGAGGGAACGTCGCAGGCCCCGTTCGCGAGCCAGGATGTCGACAACCGCGAAGATCTCGCTGGCGAACTCAACGGTCGCATCGAGTCGATCTCCAGCGTCATCCAGTTGTCGTGACGCGCTCACCACTGTTGTCATGCCCGATTCACCGTCCGTGAGTCAGAAGCCGAGGGCTCCTCGGCCAGCGAGGAGAGGAAGCGGTCGACGGTCGCCTGGACGCGCTGATCGTCCTGCAGGGACTCCCCCACGATCTGACTGGCAAGAGTCGTGGCCAGACCACCAATCTCAGCACGCAGTTCTCGCACTGCCTGATCGCGCTGTGCCTCAATTTGGGCATTGGCGTGTTCGGTGATGCGAGTGGCCTCAGCCTGTGCCTTGGCACGCATCTCTTCGACGATCTGCGCACCCTGACTCTTGGCCTCCTCACGAATCTGAGCAGCCTCGTCGCGGGCATTGGCCAACTGGGCCTGGTACTTCTCCAGAGCAGCCTTGGCCTCGGCCTGAGCTTTCTCGGCTCTCTCGATCCCACCTTGAATCGTCTCTGCGCGCTCCTCGTAGAGCTTCTCAAACCGAGGAACAACCGCCTTGGAGATGAGCCAGGTGAGAAGCAGCAGGAGGACGATGCCGACGATGATCTCGATGGGATGGTGTGGGACGAGGGGCCCCAAATCCATTTCGAGAATACTCATGCCCTCGAACTCACTTAGCGATGAATGCGAGCACGAAGCCGAACAGGGCCAGAGCCTCGACCACGGCGAAACCGATGAATGCCAGCGACCTCAAGGTCGAGTGAGCCTCGGGCTGGCGAGCGGTGCCATTGATGGCGGACGCAAAGATCCACGCCACGCCGAGAGCCGGGCCGAGGGTGGCCAGGCCGTAGCCGAGGGTGTTGAGCGAACCACCGATAAGCATGGGAACCATGATGTGTCCTTCCGGATTGAGCCCCTTGTGGGGCGTTGTCTTCGTCGCCGGTCGGTTTGACGACGAGGTCTAGGGGGTGGGTTGTGTTGTCAGTGTCCTTCAGAGATGGAGGATGCCACGTACTGTGCCGACAGCACGGTGAACACGTATGCCTGCAGGAAGCTCACGAACAACTCCAGCGCGAAGATGGCGAAACTGAGGATCAGGGAGACGCCACCAGCGACGTTGAACATGATGCTCGAGGGGTAAGTGAGAAGGAATCCGCCGCCAACGACGAAGATCATGATGACCAGGTGGCCAGCAAACATGTTGGCGAACAGTCGCAACGACAGCGTCAGCGGACGGGTGATGAAGTTCGACAGGAACTCCAGCGGAATAAGAATCCACCACAGGTACCACGGGACGCCGGGGGGAAGCGTCGCATCCTTGAGGTAGCGGATGCCCTTGGTCTTGAAGCCGGCAATGACATAGACGAACCATGTCACGATCGCCAGACCGTAGACGTAACCGATGTGGGAGAAGGTCGGGAACATGAAGATGAACAGTTCACCGAACAAGTTGTTGACGAGGACGAAGCTGAACAGCGCGACGAGATATGGCAGCCAAGGCTCGAAGCCATGACCAATGGTGTCGCGCACCAGCGCGTTACGGATGAAGTTGTAGCAGTACTCGCCGAAGACCTGGCGTTTACCGGGAACGATCTTGAGGCCACTGCTCATCCACAGCCAGAAGGCCATGACGATGATGAAGGCGATAATCGCCTGCCAGAACGGCTTGTCCATCCAAGCCACCCCGAAGACCCCGTCGAACTTGAAGTCCTCAAGCCCGGGAGTGTGGAACTCCAGGGGAGACACGATCACGTTCACTGACCCTCCCGGTCGTTGTTGGGTTCAGGCACGGTTCCGTACCGCTTGACGATGAGGTAGACACTCGCCGCGAGGCCGACCATCATGCCGACGACGAAGATCCACATCTGGTGGAAGTGGCTGGACAACAGCCACCCGATGCCGCCGTAGAAAAGCATGCCCGCCAAGACGTAGCTCAAGACGCCCCACCCGTCGTCGCTGGAGGACGGCGTGGAGCTGGTACTCGTTCGCGTCATTGAGTCCTGCCCATGTCCAGATTGACTTTAGCAGTCGTAGACCTGTTGGTGCTCATTGGTCCTCCATCGTCGCAGGAATGTCGGGGATGGAGGAGTCATGCTCGTGCGGGTCGTCGTAAATTCGCTGGGGATGTCGTCCGGCCACGACGATACCGACGATCCACGCGACGGACACGGCACTGATTGCTGCAGCACACGGGCCAGCGAGAAGGCCAGTGTGGTACTGGGCCAGAAGCGCGCCGAGACCACCGAGAACAGTGACCTGGATGATGAACAGCCCCAGTCCAGCAAGCCAGGATCCAGTGCGGTCCAGCAGGTGGACCCCGCGTCCGCAGGCCAAGAAACCAACCGAAATGGCCGTGCCGGCAAGAGCGCTGAGGGCCGACGCCAGATGAGGGGTGAGGAAGGCCGTCGTCACTGCCGTGACCAGAAGCCCGGATGCTGTGGCCCACACCAGGCCGGTCCGGTATATCGGTGCCAATGTGTGCGAGGTCGCACGGGCGGGACGATCCACGGGCGCGTGTCTGGGACCAGTGATGGCGAAACTCGTCATCTCGTCGTCCCTCCCCGCCGTCATAACTGATGGATCCAATGGTGATGAGTCAGGCCGTCTGAACTCGGCAACGCGACGCTGTGAGTCGAGTGATTGGCCTGATGAGGTTGTCCTCGGTGAGAAACGTAACACATATCGCGCGATGACGTCGAGATCTCAGGCTTCGGCGGCCGGGTGCCGCGAGTTGGCCGTGGTCAGGACCACGCACATGAGAAGCCCGGCAATGACGATGACCACGGCCCACCAGTTCCTTTCCAAACCGATGAACACCGTCCCGAAGGTCAACACCGTCGTCCACAGGTACATCAACAAGACGGCCCGGATGTGGGAGTGACCGCGCTGCAGGAGGCGATGGTGAAGGTGCTGCTTGTCGGCGACGAAGAACCAGGTTCCCCGCCAAGTTCGCCTGATGTATCCCATGACGAGGTCGAGGACGGGAATCGCGAGCACCATGAGGGGCACGATGATCGGAAGATAGGCGGGAACCAAACCGCCCCCCTGAGCGGTCAGCGCCGTGGAGTCGATCTGCCCGGTAAGAGAAATCGTGGACGAGGCAAGCAACAAGCCCAGTAGCAAGGACCCCGAATCCCCCATGAACATCTTGGCCGGGTGCCAGTTGTGAGGCAGAAAACCCAGACATGCTCCCGCGGTGGCAGCGGTGATGAGGCTCGTCGTCGTCGCCACGACGAAGTCCTGTTCGTGGGCCAGCAAGTAGGTGTAGGAGAAGAACGCGAGGGAGCCAATGGCGACGACGCCAGAGGCCAGGCCATCCAGGCCGTCAATGAAGTTCACCGCGTTGGCACACAGCACGATGAAGAACACCGTGACGAGGATCGACGTCGGCGTGCCCAGGGCGATGATGGAGTTGGGCAGCGGAATCCAGAACATTCGCACACCCCCCGTGACGACGATTCCGGCCGCCAGGACCTGCCCTGCCGCTTTGGCCAATGCAGGTAGGTCAAGCAGGTCGTCAAGGACCCCCACGGCACAGATGACCGCTCCGGCAGCGCAGATCGTCAAGGCGTCGTCACCCACCAGGAGGTGACGTCCAAGGAAGGGCATGTTGCGGGCCAACAGACATCCCAGCGCCACTCCCCCCAGCATCGCCACCCCACCGAAGTACGGAACTGGCTTGGTGTGAACGTCTCTCGAGCGCACCTTGGCAACAGCCCCCCATCTCAGGGCAGCCTGCCGACACAGGCCGGACAACAAATAGGTCGTCAGGCCTGATGTCAGCATCACCAGGATGTACTCGCGCATGGTTGTGGGTCACTCGTCGTCAGCAGATGTGACGGGGGTCTCGGTGAGCTCAACAGTCGGGGTCTCGGCAATGGTGTCAGTCTGGTCGGCGCCGGCGACGTCATCGGTTGCCAAGGGCTCAGACTGGGCCTGGGCCACGGGACTCGGCTCGTTCGCCGCAATGTCCTCGGCCGTGGACTCGGCCTCGGAAGTGTCCTCCTCGGCGGGTTGATCGGTGGGTTCTTCCATTGCGACGACGTCGGGAGCGACCTCGTGGATGGCTTCCAGGGACAAGGCCCCCTGGCGAACAATCTTGCCGTCCGTGGTCGACACGAAGTCGATGATCGTCGAGGACGTCGCTACCTGGCTCGGGCCGGCGTCGAGATACACGGCCACGGAGACTCCGAGTTGATCCGCGGCTTCCTGGGCCGTCAGGGCTGCGGGCTGGCCCGACTTGTTCGCGCTCGAGACGGCCAGCGGCCCCGTCATGCGCAACAGCTCACGGGTTTGCTCCTGGTCTGGTACACGCACGGCCAAGGTGCCGTTGGTCTGTCCCAGGTCCATGCCAAGGGACTCCTGAGCACGGAGGATGAGGGTGAGGCCCCCTGGCCAGTACTTTTGCGCGAGGGCTTCTGCGGCCTCTGGAATGTGCTGGCACAAGGCGGGCAGGGCGACCGCATCGCTGACGAGAACTGGCGGTGGCATGTCCCGGCCGCGTTCCTTGGCATTGAGGAGACGCTGAACGGCCAAGGCATCAAAGGCGTCGGCGCCGATGCCATAGACGGTGTCGGTCGGGATGACGATGCATTCGCCGTCCGCGATGACGTCCGCTGCCTGTTCCAGAGCATCCTCGCAGGTCTGCGGATTCGTGACATCGAGAATGAGCGGGGTGATCCCGGAGTCCTCAGTCGCGTCCTCCACCACGACGGTCTCAGCCTGACTGTCAGTGGACTCCACATCGGGAGTCTCGGTCAGCTCATTGTCCTCGACCGTCGTCTGGTCAGTCTCATCCATGGCACCCATCCTTGCACCGTCGGCGGGCCGTGACGAACCTCGGCCTACCTGCGAGATCATCATGGTCCTCGATCTCGTCCCACTGCGCGGTCCTCGCCAATCTACGGGTCAGGGCTTCGCGGTGAGACTCGTCGTGCTCCATCACGAACAGGCCGCCCGGTGTGAGCAGTTGGGCGGCACGCTCGACAAGACGCAGTGGAAGGTCCAATCCGTCATCTCCGGAGAACAGCGCGACATCGGGTTCGTGCCCCGTGACGTCACTGGGTATGCCGTGGGCGTCGACGCGGCGCAAATAGGGCGGATTGGTGACGACGACATCGAAGTGACGTCCATCATCGGGAACCTTGAGGGCATCACCGGCGAGAAGTTCCACCCCGGAACCAGCAAGGTTGCGACGTGTCCACACCAGGGCTTCCTCGTCGAGTTCCACCGCGCTGACCCTAGCTCCGGGCACCTCGTTGGCAACGGAAAGGGCTATGGCACCACTGCCCGCACACAGGTCGATGACGCTTGGAGAACCCCCCGCCATGACGAGTTGACGCGCCTGATCCACGGCACGTCCGGCCACCAATTCAGTCTCCAGTCGCGGAATGAACACCCCTGGACCGACCTCAAGGCGAATACCACGGAACCAGGCATGACCGACGATGTATTGAATCGGTTCCCCGGATCGACGTCGGTCCACCATCTCGTTGAACCGATCCTCGTCACGGGGGCTCACACTCGAGACGAGGATGAGCTTTGCGGGTTGGACGTCAAGGGCCTCGCACAACAGCATCCGTGCTTCTGCAGCCGGGTTCTCGATACCTCCAGTGGTCAGCTGCCGGGTGGCGCGCGCCAGGACAAGTGAGGGGCTGGGGTCCCTCATGAGGATTCCTGCCCTTCAGGACGGTCGGCCATCCGCCGTCTCACCTCGTCGGCGTGGAGGGCATCGAGGACCTCTCCGAGGTCGCCGGCGAGGATCTGGTCAAGTTTGCGGGACTTGTAGCCGATGCGGTGATCAGTGAGCCGGTTCTCCGGGAAATTGTAGGTCCGTACTCGCGCGGAGCGGTCGACCGTACGAACCTGGTCGCGACGCATGCGATCATTCTCGTCGGCAGCCTGCTGGGCAGCCAGGGCAGCCACTTTCGCACGCAGCATCCGCATCGCCTCGGCCTTGTTCTGCAACTGGCTGCGTTCGTTCTGGCAACTGGCGACGATGCCGGTGGGGAGATGGGTGAGCCGTACTGCGGAATCAGTGGTGTTGACTCCCTGCCCGCCGGGGCCTGAGGAGCGGTACACGTCGACGCGGACGTCGGCGGGATCAATGTCGACCTCGGTCTCGTCGACATCAGGCATGACGAGGACACCGACCGCCGAGGTGTGAATGCGTCCGGCAGATTCGGTCACCGGCACCCGTTGCACACGATGAACGCCGCCCTCGTGTTTGAGATAGCCGTAGGCCGGGCGTGACGGCACACCCTCAACGGCAACGACGACGCTGCGATAACCCCCCAGATCGGTCACCTCGCTGGTGAGCTCACGGACTGTCCACCCCACCCTCTCTGCGTACCGGGTGTACATCCGAAGTATGTCGGCGGCGAAGAGGGCGGATTCCTCGCCACCCTCACCGGAATGAATCTCGACCAGGGCGTCCTCCTGATCGAGTGGGTCTGAGGGAGCGAGCAACTCAGTCAACTCAGCGTCGGCAGCCTCACGATGGTTACGCAGGGTTTCAGCTTCCTGCGCGAAGGCGGGGTCCTCGTCGGCGAGGTCCTCTGCGGCCTGGATGTCTGCGCTCAAGTGGTCAACGCGGTCAGCGACGGACACGACGTGACGCAGTCTCGAGTGGCGTTTGCCCAGGCGTCGCATCTCGGCGGGGTCAGACAGCACCTGCGGGTCGGCGAGTTGAGTTTCAATCTCTCGGAGCCGACGACGCACCTCGTCAAGTGCTCGTTGCGTGGATTCGCTCATGACCCTCCTGGCCAACCATGCCGGGGCCGTCGACAGGCCCCGGAAATGACCATGACGCCGAGCATCAGCCCGGCGTCATGGTGATACGTCATTGAGAGACGACGTCAGTTCTTCTTGCCGTAGCGGCGCTCGAACCGGGCGACGCGGCCGCCGGTGTCGAGGATCTTCTGCTTACCGGTGTAGAACGGGTGGCACTTCGAGCAGACGTCGGCGTTGAGGGTGCCCGACGTCGAGGTGCTGCGGGTGGTGAAGGTGTTCCCACAGGTGCACACCACGGTCGTCTCGTGGTATTCGGGATGGATTCCCTGCTTCATATGTGATCTCCTTGTCAAACGTGCCCCGGGTCGCCCGACTGATTCATTCGGACGTGAACCGGAACCGGCGTTCGACAATACACCGAACCACCGGCGCCGGTCCACTTGACGGCATCATTCCTGGCTGGGGGTTGTCTTGGAGATTGTGTACAGGAACTCGACGTTCGTCTGGGTCTTGCGCAGCCGCGAGAGCATCATCTCAAGGGCCTGAGATCCTTCCAGACCGGAGAGAACCCGGCGCAACTTCCACATGATCGCGGTCTCCTCTCGCGAGAGCAACAGTTCCTCGCGGCGAGTACCGGAAGCGTCGACGTCGATGGCCGGGAAGAGTCGCTTGTTGGCGAATTCGCGGCGCAGGCGCAACTCCATGTTGCCTGTGCCTTTGAACTCCTCGAAGATGACCTCATCCATCTTGGAGCCGGTCTCCACCAGCGCCGTGGCCAGAATCGTCAAGGAGCCGCCGTGCTCAATGTTTCGAGCGGCGCCGAAGAACTTCTTGGGCGGGTACAGGGCGGCCGAGTCGACACCACCGGAGAGGATACGTCCCGACGCGGGCGCGGCCAGGTTGTAGGCCCGCCCCAGACGGGTGATGCCGTCGAGCAAGATGACGACGTCATGGCCGAGCTCCACCAGACGCTTGGCACGTTCGATGGCCAACTCGGACAACTGGGTGTGGTCGTCGGCAGGACGATCGAAGGTCGACGCAATGACCTCACCACTGACGGTCCGCTGGAAGTCGGTGACTTCCTCGGGACGCTCGTCGACCAGCACCACCATGAGGTGCACCTCAGGGTTGTTCTTGGTGATCGAGTTCGCGATCGACTGCATGATCATCGTCTTGCCAGCCTTTGGGGGCGAGACGATGAGGCCGCGCTGTCCCTTGCCGATCGGGCTGACCAGATCGATGATGCGGCCGGTCATGTTCTTGGGGTCATCCTCGAGGCGCAGACGTTCCTGCGGATACAGCGGGGTGAGTTTGGAGAACTCGGGACGCTGCTTCATCTGCTCGAGGTCAGCACCATTGACCTGTTCGATCGTGACCAGGGGTGCGAATTTCTCGCGCCTCTCCCCCTCTCGGTGAGCGCGCATCTGACCGACGATGACGTCTCCCTTGCGCAGCCCGTGACGGCGGGCCATGGCCATCGAGACATAGGCGTCATTCGGGCCGGGCAGGTACCCCGAGGTGCGCACGAAGGCGTACTGGTCGCGAATGTCGAGAATGCCGGAGCACGGTACGAGGACGTCATCCTCGCGGACATTGGGTTCGGAATCCGAGTAACGCTCGTTGGGACGCTTTCGACGGTTCTGTCGATCGCGTTGACGACGTCGGCGTGACCGGCGACCACCGTTTCCGTATTC
The genomic region above belongs to Cutibacterium equinum and contains:
- a CDS encoding F0F1 ATP synthase subunit epsilon, producing MDHPPLRVKVVCADGEVWKGEAINIIVRTTEGDIGLLPGHEAFLAALAPCAAQIITSDGVREVIACDGGFVSLDEDGHVSIITQYATRSEEISVDQAHRDLEELRKEINSSERTDDDFFVIQDLTHRLHLAQAQLAAARVVGKKEA
- the atpD gene encoding F0F1 ATP synthase subunit beta, producing MTATSTTPETKDEAVGVGRVVRVIGPVVDVEFPAGQMPEILNALHVDTEVMGQTNTITLEVALHIGENIVRAISLKPTDGLRRGTEVRDTGAPITVPVGDVTKGHVWNVTGDVLNADPSTIEVTERWPIHRDPPGFDDLEPETEMLQTGIKVLDLLTPYVKGGKIGLFGGAGVGKTVLIQEMIYRIAHNFGGTSVFAGVGERTREGNDLINEMDEAGVLKDTALVFGQMDEPPGTRLRIALTGLTMAEYFRDVQNQDVLLFIDNIFRFSQAGSEVSTLLGRMPSAVGYQPNLADEMGQLQERITSTRGHSITSMQAVYVPADDYTDPAPATTFAHLDATTELSREIASRGLYPAVDPLTSTSRILDPLYVGQEHYDTATQVKQILQRNKELQDIIAILGVDELSEEDKVTVARARRIQQFLSQNTYTGEKFTGVPGSTVSIADTIEGFQMICRGDVDHVPEQAFFNVGNMDMVMENWDKMKKEG
- a CDS encoding F0F1 ATP synthase subunit gamma codes for the protein MASNLRELRQRRNSVATTKKITRAMELIASSRIVKAQNIVKAASPYSLELTRALSAVAAHTHEEHPLTSINPDPKRSAVLLVTSDRGLAGAYSSNAIKSAEQLYAALRPEQEVVTYLCGRKGAQYFEFRGREVEHVWSGFSDSPTYRQAREIADTLIEKFLRPADEGGVDEIHIVYTHFESMLTQKTKVVRLLPLVVVDPDATPEGELEEGDPGLGASREEIFHEYNFEPDPVTVLDQLLPLYVAGRIHYALLESAASELASRQRAMKAATDNAEQLIQSLSRQANQARQAAITQEITEIVGGAAALAESAPQE
- the atpA gene encoding F0F1 ATP synthase subunit alpha, translating into MAELTIRPEEIRDALDNFVQNYEPETAAREEVGTVVTSGDGIAHVEGLPSAMANELLRFENGTMGIALNLEERQIGVVVLGDSDGIDEGSTVRGTGEVLSVPVGEGYLGRVVDAMGNPVDGLGEIKDIEGRRALELQAAGVMDRQEVREPLQTGLKAIDSMIPIGRGQRQLIIGDRKTGKTAIAIDTIINQKANWESGDPKKQVRCIYVAIGQKGSTVAEVKGALEKAGAMEYTTIVHAPASDPAGFKYIAPYAGSAIGQHWMYQGKHVLIVFDDLTKQAEAYRAMSLLLRRPPGREAYPGDVFYLHSRLLERCAKLSDELGGGSMTGLPIIETKANDVSAFIPTNVISITDGQIFLQSDLFNANQRPAVDVGISVSRVGGAAQIKAMKSVSGTLKISLAQYRDMEAFAMFASDLDDTSRRQLDRGARLMELLKQGQFSPYPVEEQTISVWGGTTGKFDDVPVDDVLRFEGDVLEYLRSHGNVLTTIRETGKFDEDAQKEAAAAFEEVKKGFKTSDGKMLAGHEEFDPMSTEDIDQVKIVRAKKG
- the atpH gene encoding ATP synthase F1 subunit delta — translated: MTTVVSASRQLDDAGDRLDATVEFASEIFAVVDILARERGLRRSLSDTSSEAKARQRLVDAVFGSKVSADCKELLDATTTCTWRSPVALTRALERQGVRAVLRRAQQADRLETVADELFGINRLVRGQASLQMAIADPNRSGQDRQELLTTLVGDRVGEDTLLLARRAVVSSEASFEHVVDGYLGIASELAERKRAIVTTARALTDAQRAEMVKQLERITGSPIELSEIVDPAVLGGALINLGDEVIDSTVAHRLDQARQELG
- a CDS encoding F0F1 ATP synthase subunit B; protein product: MSILEMDLGPLVPHHPIEIIVGIVLLLLLTWLISKAVVPRFEKLYEERAETIQGGIERAEKAQAEAKAALEKYQAQLANARDEAAQIREEAKSQGAQIVEEMRAKAQAEATRITEHANAQIEAQRDQAVRELRAEIGGLATTLASQIVGESLQDDQRVQATVDRFLSSLAEEPSASDSRTVNRA
- the atpE gene encoding ATP synthase F0 subunit C, producing MVPMLIGGSLNTLGYGLATLGPALGVAWIFASAINGTARQPEAHSTLRSLAFIGFAVVEALALFGFVLAFIAK